GGAGCTGAACCGTGGTACTACCAATCACAAGGTGGCGTATGCGTCGGTGACCATAGGCCCCCATCAGTAACAGGCTCATTTTGTTTTGCTCAATATAGTCGGAAATTACCTTTTCAGGGGCTCCTGTGGACAGGGTGGTCGTCACGGTCAGTCCTGCCTGTTGCAGCGTTTTCTCGGCATCAGCTAACTCCTGGGATTTCACTGCATCCGACTCTTTTTTTGCCACTGTCAGCAGATGAATCTCAATATCCTTGAACCCTGGGGCACTGTCCACTAGGAAGTTCAAGACCCGCTTGCCCGTGGGGCTACCGTCATAAGCCACCAGTAGACTCTCAATCGGGGCAAAGGTTTGGGGAGTCACCAGGCAGGGCTTGGCACTGCTGCGCACAATTCGATCCACGTTGGCCCCCAAATGCCCTGAGGCAAACTCCGCTGCCTCCCCCCGCTTGCCCAGCACGATCAGGTCGGATTCGGCCTCAAAATCATGGAAGCAGTCTACAAGGAAGCCCGTGGGGTTGAGCAGTTCTAGATTACTGAGCCCTTCTGCCTTGAGGACTTGCTCCGCATTGTGCAGAATCAACTTTGCCCGTTGTTTGTTGAGCTTGGCTTTTTCATGCTCCAGGTTCACCAATTCGTTTAACAGCTGCTCGGATGCCCCAAGACCAATACTGCCGCTGAGATTGCCGGTGGAAACGACCTTTTGGCGAATATCACTGACAAACAGAACCTTCATCTGAGCCTGAAGTTGGTGAGCAAACCAGGCTCCATATTTATAAATGCCGTCTGCAAAGGCAGACCCATCAGAGCAGAGAAGAATGGTTTTCATACGGGTGGTTTCCCTAAAGGATGGCGGGCAAGTGTAGGACTAAGACGGGTCGTTGGAGATCAGTTCCTCATCCGTGGCAAGGCGATTCAGCAGGGTGGTGCTGGCTTCATTCAGACCCACCACATTCACTTCGATCCCTTGACGGCGAAACTTCTGTACGGCTTTGTCGAGCATTTCCACCGCCCCTTGGTCCCATAGATGGGCATGGCTGAGGTCAATGGTCACCTGCTCGACGAGTTCAGAAAAGTTAAAGGAGGCCATAAATTCATCCCGAGACAGAAAGAAAATCTGTCCAGACACCTTATAGACGCGATGGGTTCCCTCTTCCAGCATCACCCGATCCACCAGCACCAGCTCGGCGATTTTACGGGAGAAAAACACGGTACTCATAACGATACCCGTGGCCAC
The Acaryochloris marina S15 genome window above contains:
- a CDS encoding universal stress protein, coding for MKTILLCSDGSAFADGIYKYGAWFAHQLQAQMKVLFVSDIRQKVVSTGNLSGSIGLGASEQLLNELVNLEHEKAKLNKQRAKLILHNAEQVLKAEGLSNLELLNPTGFLVDCFHDFEAESDLIVLGKRGEAAEFASGHLGANVDRIVRSSAKPCLVTPQTFAPIESLLVAYDGSPTGKRVLNFLVDSAPGFKDIEIHLLTVAKKESDAVKSQELADAEKTLQQAGLTVTTTLSTGAPEKVISDYIEQNKMSLLLMGAYGHRRIRHLVIGSTTVQLLRSVQVPVLLFR